Proteins from a single region of Antechinus flavipes isolate AdamAnt ecotype Samford, QLD, Australia chromosome 2, AdamAnt_v2, whole genome shotgun sequence:
- the TNFAIP8L3 gene encoding tumor necrosis factor alpha-induced protein 8-like protein 3 isoform X1, which produces MDSDSGELSEGEPVSAAGPDLFSSKNLALQAQKKILSKLASKTMANMLIDDTSSEIFDELYRVTKEHTHNKKEAHKIMKDLIKVAIKIGILYRNNQFNQEEMEIVEKLRKKLNQTAMTIVSFYEVEYTFDKNVLSQLLNECKDLVHELVGRHLTPRTHGRINHVFNHFADVEFLSALYSLDGECRPNLKKICDGVNKLLEEKIL; this is translated from the coding sequence gCCCTGACTTATTTAGCTCAAAGAACCTTGCTCTTCAAGCACAGAAGAAAATTCTGAGCAAACTAGCTAGTAAAACCATGGCCAATATGCTTATCGATGACACCAGCAGTGAGATCTTTGATGAGCTCTACAGAGTCACCAAAGAACACACTCACAACAAGAAGGAAGCCCACAAGATAATGAAAGACTTAATTAAAGTGGCTATCAAAATCGGGATTCTCTACCGAAACAATCAGTTCAACCAAGAGGAAATGGAGATTGTGGAGAAACTCAGGAAGAAACTAAATCAGACAGCCATGACCATTGTGAGCTTCTATGAGGTAGAGTACACTTTTGATAAGAACGTGCTTTCCCAGCTACTAAATGAGTGTAAAGATCTGGTGCATGAACTGGTGGGGAGACACCTGACTCCCAGGACCCATGGACGAATCAACCATGTCTTCAATCACTTTGCAGATGTGGAATTCCTCTCTGCTCTCTATAGCCTGGATGGAGAGTGCCGGCCCAACCTCAAAAAGATCTGTGATGGAGTCAACAAATTGCTGgaggaaaaaattctttaa
- the TNFAIP8L3 gene encoding tumor necrosis factor alpha-induced protein 8-like protein 3 isoform X2 yields the protein MDKLCASPFGPDLFSSKNLALQAQKKILSKLASKTMANMLIDDTSSEIFDELYRVTKEHTHNKKEAHKIMKDLIKVAIKIGILYRNNQFNQEEMEIVEKLRKKLNQTAMTIVSFYEVEYTFDKNVLSQLLNECKDLVHELVGRHLTPRTHGRINHVFNHFADVEFLSALYSLDGECRPNLKKICDGVNKLLEEKIL from the exons ATGGATAAACTGTGTGCTAGTCCTTTTg gCCCTGACTTATTTAGCTCAAAGAACCTTGCTCTTCAAGCACAGAAGAAAATTCTGAGCAAACTAGCTAGTAAAACCATGGCCAATATGCTTATCGATGACACCAGCAGTGAGATCTTTGATGAGCTCTACAGAGTCACCAAAGAACACACTCACAACAAGAAGGAAGCCCACAAGATAATGAAAGACTTAATTAAAGTGGCTATCAAAATCGGGATTCTCTACCGAAACAATCAGTTCAACCAAGAGGAAATGGAGATTGTGGAGAAACTCAGGAAGAAACTAAATCAGACAGCCATGACCATTGTGAGCTTCTATGAGGTAGAGTACACTTTTGATAAGAACGTGCTTTCCCAGCTACTAAATGAGTGTAAAGATCTGGTGCATGAACTGGTGGGGAGACACCTGACTCCCAGGACCCATGGACGAATCAACCATGTCTTCAATCACTTTGCAGATGTGGAATTCCTCTCTGCTCTCTATAGCCTGGATGGAGAGTGCCGGCCCAACCTCAAAAAGATCTGTGATGGAGTCAACAAATTGCTGgaggaaaaaattctttaa